One genomic window of Pseudomonas chlororaphis subsp. piscium includes the following:
- a CDS encoding DUF1653 domain-containing protein, producing MQLQPGLYQHYKGPQYRVFSVARHSETEEEVVFYQALYGDYGFWVRPLSMFLESVEVDGEQVPRFALVQAEPSLFSRP from the coding sequence ATGCAATTACAACCCGGGCTCTATCAGCATTACAAGGGACCGCAGTACCGCGTTTTCAGCGTGGCGCGGCATTCCGAGACGGAAGAGGAAGTGGTGTTCTATCAAGCCCTGTATGGCGATTACGGCTTTTGGGTGCGTCCCTTGAGCATGTTCCTGGAGTCGGTCGAAGTTGACGGCGAGCAGGTGCCACGCTTTGCTTTGGTGCAGGCCGAACCCAGTCTTTTTTCACGGCCATAA
- a CDS encoding DUF6586 family protein, producing the protein MAHELYTRTNQKIYFAGLSLEALARAEAGGAMNAQALVQAGRESVLFHLYGALLGLCHEIAGFYRLPQANAPRAELLLTREVLESIAIPELAELVELAHNPETWLAKLLAAHSAMFQPPRVPHKPKGDVTQPLIVAVNLDEEEQEPELSREELEQWRQNLKALAIRFRDGLNEC; encoded by the coding sequence ATGGCCCACGAACTCTATACCCGTACCAACCAGAAAATTTACTTCGCCGGCCTGTCGCTGGAAGCCCTGGCGCGAGCCGAAGCGGGCGGGGCAATGAATGCGCAGGCGCTGGTGCAGGCAGGGCGAGAGTCGGTGTTGTTTCACCTGTACGGCGCGCTGCTTGGCTTGTGCCATGAAATTGCTGGCTTCTATCGCCTCCCACAGGCCAATGCGCCCCGCGCGGAGTTGCTGCTGACCCGCGAGGTGCTGGAAAGCATTGCCATCCCTGAGTTGGCCGAGCTCGTAGAGCTGGCCCATAACCCTGAGACTTGGCTGGCGAAGCTGCTGGCTGCCCATTCGGCGATGTTCCAGCCACCGCGAGTGCCGCATAAACCCAAGGGCGATGTCACCCAGCCCCTGATCGTCGCGGTGAACCTCGACGAAGAAGAGCAGGAGCCAGAGCTGAGCCGGGAAGAGCTGGAGCAATGGCGTCAGAACCTCAAGGCTTTGGCTATTCGCTTCCGTGACGGGCTGAATGAGTGTTGA
- a CDS encoding DEAD/DEAH box helicase, whose translation MPPTLTKPLAPSWVSRFKEQALERGRRYALENRVRIVQAGDSVITASCEGSGGNVYRQTISLRESAKNTLLMVDASCTCPVRSNCKHIAAVLLKIEETLAYPAAAKDAELLEKLQAVLENRSPAPLPQQIVDNVQPVPRLWLASIEFSAFEPRNGKMQRYIQHRAALSFSYLEEYVSGQKNADVVIRQEHQTLRIKRQPEVEQRYREQLRALGFKIATRQSKALPESAGELYEMVNDSAWLTFTLNELPKLRSQGWELQIDDDFGFDLTAVDDWYATVDEAPGRDWFDLELGIIVNGERLSLLPILLNLMRSHTEILNPERLARRRDDELILVNIPGRPNSPNGPLQVALPYGRLKPVLATLGEFYLQEPGETTLRLSSADATRLNPLEDLPLLWEGGEHIRSFAQRLRDIKDYSAPAPDGLNATLRPYQLEGLSWMQSLRQLEVGGILADDMGLGKTLQTLAHVLSEKNAGRLDRPCMVVMPTSLIPNWLDEAAHFTPQLKVLALYGAGRKKHFARLTDYDLILTTYALLPKDVEQLAALPLHVLVLDEAQYIKNPSSKAAQAARELNARQRLCLSGTPLENHLGELWSLFHFLLPGWLGDVKSFNRDYRVPIEKHASEVRLQHLNGRIKPFLLRRTKEQVATELPPKTEIIHWVELNEAQRDVYETMRLAMDKKVRDEITRKGVARSQIIILEALLKLRQVCCDLRLVNEDAVPTRGSSSGKLDSLMEMLEELFDEGRRILLFSQFTSMLSLIEAELKRRNVAYALLTGQTRDRRTPVRDFQSGKLQIFLISLKAGGVGLNLTEADTVIHYDPWWNPATENQATDRAYRIGQEKPVFVYKLIARGTVEEKIQHLQQEKSDLAAGVLDGRKAGDWKLQSEDIEALFAPLPDKKGGR comes from the coding sequence ATGCCCCCGACCCTGACCAAACCCCTGGCACCTTCCTGGGTCAGCCGATTCAAGGAACAAGCCCTGGAGCGTGGCCGCCGCTACGCCCTGGAGAACCGCGTCAGGATCGTCCAGGCCGGCGACAGCGTCATCACCGCCAGCTGCGAAGGCTCGGGGGGCAACGTCTATCGACAGACCATCAGCCTGCGCGAGTCGGCCAAGAACACCTTGCTGATGGTCGACGCCTCCTGTACCTGCCCGGTGCGCAGCAACTGCAAACACATTGCCGCGGTGCTGCTGAAAATCGAGGAAACCCTGGCCTACCCGGCGGCGGCGAAAGATGCCGAGCTGCTGGAAAAACTCCAGGCCGTGCTGGAAAACCGCAGCCCCGCCCCGCTGCCGCAACAGATCGTGGACAACGTGCAGCCGGTACCCCGGCTGTGGCTGGCCAGCATCGAGTTCAGCGCCTTCGAACCGCGCAACGGCAAGATGCAGCGCTATATCCAGCACCGTGCTGCGCTGTCGTTCAGCTACCTGGAGGAATACGTCAGCGGGCAGAAAAACGCCGACGTGGTGATTCGCCAGGAACACCAGACCCTGCGCATCAAGCGCCAGCCGGAAGTCGAGCAACGCTATCGCGAACAACTGCGGGCGCTGGGTTTCAAGATCGCCACCCGGCAGAGCAAGGCCCTGCCGGAAAGCGCCGGCGAGCTGTATGAAATGGTCAACGACAGCGCCTGGCTGACCTTCACCCTCAACGAATTGCCCAAGCTGCGCAGCCAGGGTTGGGAGCTGCAGATCGACGACGACTTCGGCTTCGACCTGACCGCCGTGGACGACTGGTACGCCACGGTGGACGAAGCCCCGGGGCGTGACTGGTTCGACCTGGAACTGGGCATCATCGTCAACGGCGAGCGCCTGAGCCTGCTGCCGATCCTGCTCAACCTGATGCGCTCCCACACCGAGATCCTCAATCCGGAACGCCTGGCCAGACGCCGGGACGACGAGTTGATCCTGGTGAACATTCCCGGGCGCCCCAACTCGCCCAACGGCCCCCTGCAGGTGGCGCTGCCCTACGGCCGACTGAAACCGGTATTGGCCACCCTCGGTGAGTTCTATCTGCAGGAACCCGGCGAAACCACGCTGCGCCTGAGCAGCGCCGACGCGACCCGCCTCAATCCGCTGGAAGACCTGCCCCTGCTCTGGGAGGGCGGCGAACATATCCGCTCCTTCGCCCAACGGCTGCGGGATATCAAGGACTACTCCGCCCCCGCGCCGGACGGCCTGAACGCCACCTTGCGCCCCTATCAGCTCGAAGGCCTGAGCTGGATGCAGTCCCTGCGCCAGCTGGAAGTCGGCGGCATCCTGGCCGACGACATGGGCCTGGGCAAAACCCTGCAAACCCTGGCCCACGTGCTCAGCGAAAAGAACGCCGGGCGCCTGGACCGGCCGTGCATGGTGGTGATGCCCACCAGCCTGATCCCCAACTGGCTCGACGAGGCGGCGCACTTCACGCCGCAACTCAAGGTCCTGGCCCTGTATGGCGCCGGTCGCAAGAAGCACTTCGCCCGGCTGACCGACTACGACCTGATCCTGACCACCTACGCGCTGCTGCCCAAGGATGTCGAGCAGCTCGCCGCCCTGCCCCTGCATGTCCTGGTGCTGGATGAGGCGCAATACATCAAGAACCCGTCGAGCAAGGCAGCCCAGGCCGCGCGCGAGCTCAATGCCCGGCAGCGCCTGTGCCTGAGCGGCACGCCGCTGGAGAATCACCTGGGCGAGCTGTGGTCACTGTTCCATTTCCTGCTGCCCGGCTGGCTGGGGGACGTGAAGAGCTTCAATCGCGACTACCGCGTACCGATCGAAAAGCACGCCAGCGAAGTGCGCCTGCAGCACCTCAACGGGCGGATCAAGCCCTTCCTGTTGCGTCGCACCAAGGAACAGGTGGCCACCGAGCTGCCGCCCAAGACCGAGATCATCCACTGGGTGGAGCTCAATGAAGCCCAGCGCGATGTGTACGAAACCATGCGCCTGGCCATGGACAAGAAAGTCCGCGACGAAATCACCCGCAAAGGCGTGGCCCGCAGCCAGATCATCATTCTTGAAGCGCTGCTGAAACTGCGCCAGGTATGTTGCGACCTGCGCCTGGTCAACGAAGACGCGGTGCCGACGCGAGGCAGCTCCTCCGGCAAGCTCGACAGCCTGATGGAAATGCTCGAGGAGTTGTTCGACGAGGGCCGGCGCATCTTGCTGTTCTCGCAATTCACCTCGATGCTGAGCCTGATCGAGGCCGAGCTGAAGCGGCGCAACGTCGCCTATGCCCTGCTGACCGGGCAGACCCGCGACCGCCGCACGCCGGTCAGGGACTTCCAGAGCGGCAAACTACAGATCTTCCTGATCAGCCTGAAAGCCGGCGGTGTCGGCCTCAACCTGACCGAAGCCGACACCGTGATCCACTACGACCCCTGGTGGAACCCGGCCACGGAAAACCAGGCCACCGACCGCGCCTATCGGATCGGCCAGGAGAAGCCAGTATTCGTCTACAAGCTGATTGCCCGCGGCACGGTGGAAGAAAAAATCCAGCACCTGCAGCAGGAGAAGTCCGACCTGGCGGCGGGAGTGCTGGATGGGCGCAAGGCTGGGGACTGGAAGCTGCAGAGCGAAGACATCGAAGCCCTCTTCGCCCCGCTGCCCGACAAGAAAGGCGGACGCTGA
- the sulA gene encoding SOS-induced cell division inhibitor SulA produces the protein MQFPHTPQHAQLPLFEAFMAQPLAPILKEVVESPWSNEPEAFSELSLRGAAGNCLSLLAPILRELSQDQDARWLTLIAPPASLTQAWLRDAGLNRERILLLHPRGAQSAQQLACEALRLGRSHTVVSWLNPLNSSARQQLISAARTGDAQSLNIRLG, from the coding sequence ATGCAGTTCCCTCACACACCACAGCATGCACAACTGCCACTGTTCGAAGCCTTCATGGCCCAACCCCTGGCGCCTATCCTCAAAGAGGTAGTCGAATCGCCCTGGAGCAACGAACCGGAAGCCTTCAGTGAACTGTCGTTACGCGGTGCCGCCGGGAACTGCCTGAGCCTGCTAGCGCCTATCCTCAGGGAACTGAGCCAGGATCAGGACGCGCGCTGGCTGACATTGATTGCCCCACCGGCAAGCCTGACCCAGGCTTGGCTGCGAGATGCCGGCCTGAACCGCGAACGGATTCTGCTGCTGCACCCACGCGGCGCCCAAAGCGCGCAACAACTGGCTTGCGAGGCCCTGCGCCTGGGACGCAGCCACACCGTTGTCAGCTGGCTCAACCCGTTGAACAGCAGCGCCCGTCAACAGCTCATCAGCGCAGCCCGCACGGGCGACGCACAAAGCCTGAATATTCGTCTGGGCTGA
- a CDS encoding TetR/AcrR family transcriptional regulator has protein sequence MAQSETVERILDAAEQLFAEKGFAETSLRLITSKAGVNLAAVNYHFGSKKALIQAVFSRFLGPFCVSLDRELERRSAKPDSKPSLEELLEILVEQALVVQPRSGNDLSIFMRLLGLAFSQSQGHLRRYLEDMYGKVFRRYMLLVNEAAPRIPPIELFWRVHFMLGAAAFSMSGIKALRAIAETDFGVNTSIEQVMRLMVPFLAAGMRAETGVTDDAMATAQLKPRSKSTPAVAKA, from the coding sequence ATGGCCCAGTCGGAAACCGTTGAACGCATTCTCGATGCTGCCGAGCAGTTGTTCGCGGAAAAAGGTTTTGCCGAAACCTCATTGCGGCTGATCACCAGCAAGGCCGGGGTCAACCTGGCGGCGGTGAATTATCATTTCGGTTCCAAGAAGGCCCTGATCCAGGCGGTGTTCTCGCGCTTCCTCGGGCCGTTCTGCGTCAGCCTCGATCGGGAGCTGGAGCGGCGTTCGGCCAAGCCGGACAGCAAGCCAAGCCTCGAAGAACTGCTGGAAATCCTCGTCGAGCAGGCCCTGGTGGTCCAGCCTCGCAGCGGCAACGACCTGTCCATCTTCATGCGCCTTCTGGGCCTGGCCTTCAGCCAGAGCCAGGGGCACCTGCGGCGTTATCTGGAAGACATGTACGGCAAGGTATTCCGCCGCTACATGCTGCTGGTCAACGAAGCCGCGCCACGCATTCCACCGATCGAACTGTTCTGGCGTGTGCACTTCATGCTGGGAGCGGCGGCGTTCAGCATGTCGGGGATCAAGGCCTTGCGTGCGATTGCCGAGACCGACTTCGGGGTCAATACCTCGATCGAACAGGTGATGCGCCTGATGGTGCCGTTCCTCGCGGCCGGCATGCGCGCCGAAACCGGCGTCACCGACGATGCCATGGCCACTGCGCAGCTCAAGCCGCGCAGCAAATCGACTCCGGCGGTCGCCAAGGCCTGA
- the lexA gene encoding transcriptional repressor LexA, whose protein sequence is MLKLTPRQAEILAFIKRCLEDNGYPPTRAEIAQELGFKSPNAAEEHLKALARKGAIEMTPGASRGIRIPGFEAKPDDSSLPIIGRVAAGAPILAEQHIEESCNINPAFFHPRADYLLRVHGMSMKDIGIFDGDLLAVHTTREARNGQVVVARIGDEVTVKRFKREGSKVWLIAENPEFAPIEVNLKDQDLVIEGLSVGVIRR, encoded by the coding sequence ATGCTAAAACTGACGCCACGCCAAGCTGAGATTCTGGCTTTTATCAAACGCTGCCTCGAAGACAACGGCTACCCACCGACCCGCGCGGAAATCGCCCAGGAACTGGGTTTCAAGTCGCCCAACGCCGCCGAAGAACACCTCAAGGCGCTGGCCCGCAAGGGTGCGATCGAAATGACTCCAGGCGCCTCCCGCGGCATTCGCATCCCGGGGTTCGAAGCCAAGCCCGACGATTCCAGCCTGCCCATCATCGGCCGGGTTGCCGCCGGCGCGCCGATTCTCGCCGAGCAGCACATCGAAGAGTCCTGCAACATCAATCCGGCCTTCTTCCATCCACGCGCGGACTACCTGCTGCGGGTTCACGGCATGAGCATGAAGGACATCGGCATCTTCGATGGCGACCTGCTGGCCGTGCACACCACTCGCGAGGCCCGCAATGGCCAGGTCGTCGTCGCCCGCATCGGCGATGAAGTCACCGTGAAACGCTTCAAGCGCGAAGGCAGCAAAGTCTGGCTGATTGCCGAAAACCCTGAGTTCGCCCCTATCGAAGTCAACCTGAAAGATCAGGACCTGGTGATCGAAGGCTTGAGTGTCGGCGTCATTCGCCGCTAA
- a CDS encoding S-methyl-5'-thioinosine phosphorylase: MTVYAIIGGTGLTRLEGLSTHQSLPLDTPYGAPSADIQKGEYAGREVLFLARHGHPHRFPPHQVNYRANLWALKQAGAEAILAVNAVGGIHPAMGSGHFCVPHQLIDYTSGREHTYFADDLEQVTHIDFSYPYSESLRQQLIAALEAEGCEFGSQGVYACTQGPRLETVAEIARLERDGCDIVGMTGMPEAALARELELDYACLALVVNPAAGKSVTVITMAEIEQALQDGMGKVKSTLARVLAANL, translated from the coding sequence ATGACGGTTTACGCGATTATCGGCGGTACCGGCCTGACCCGGCTCGAAGGCCTGAGCACTCACCAATCCTTGCCCCTGGACACGCCTTATGGCGCTCCGTCGGCGGATATCCAGAAGGGTGAATACGCTGGGCGCGAGGTGCTGTTTCTGGCGCGCCATGGTCATCCGCATCGCTTCCCGCCGCATCAGGTGAACTATCGGGCCAATCTCTGGGCGCTGAAGCAGGCTGGCGCCGAGGCGATTCTGGCGGTCAACGCGGTGGGTGGCATTCATCCGGCGATGGGCTCCGGGCATTTCTGCGTGCCGCATCAACTGATCGACTACACCAGCGGTCGCGAGCACACCTATTTTGCCGACGATCTGGAGCAGGTCACCCACATCGACTTCAGCTATCCCTACAGCGAGTCGCTGCGCCAGCAGTTGATCGCTGCACTGGAGGCCGAAGGCTGCGAATTCGGCAGCCAGGGTGTGTACGCCTGCACCCAGGGCCCGCGCCTGGAAACCGTGGCGGAGATCGCCCGCCTGGAGCGTGACGGCTGCGACATCGTCGGCATGACCGGCATGCCGGAAGCGGCGCTGGCCCGTGAGCTGGAACTGGACTACGCCTGTCTGGCGCTGGTGGTGAACCCGGCGGCGGGCAAGTCCGTGACTGTGATTACCATGGCCGAGATCGAGCAGGCGTTGCAGGACGGCATGGGCAAGGTGAAGTCGACACTGGCGCGAGTCCTCGCGGCAAACCTGTAG
- a CDS encoding CsiV family protein — MRLFRSLTLLLTLVAPSAFADMYQVEMILVRQNAVPTIVSRAAPEDWAAGAQRLGADSQRTPALGGVVEKLTASGDYSVLMHKAWQQVLDENPVKIAVSEGREQFGQFPIEGTLTLKLGRFTDVDAQFWVNQIDGNGLVTASERLKQESHTKNGQLNYLDNGHLALLIKITSLSAPAPREAPPEIVD; from the coding sequence ATGCGCCTGTTTCGTTCACTGACCTTGCTCCTGACCCTGGTCGCTCCCTCGGCGTTTGCCGACATGTATCAGGTCGAAATGATTCTGGTGCGGCAGAATGCGGTTCCCACCATCGTCAGCCGCGCCGCCCCCGAAGACTGGGCCGCCGGCGCCCAACGCCTGGGTGCCGACAGCCAGCGCACCCCGGCACTGGGCGGCGTGGTCGAGAAACTCACCGCCAGCGGCGACTACAGCGTGCTGATGCACAAGGCCTGGCAGCAGGTGCTGGACGAAAACCCGGTGAAAATCGCGGTCAGCGAGGGCCGGGAACAGTTCGGCCAGTTCCCGATCGAGGGCACCCTGACCCTCAAGCTCGGGCGCTTCACCGATGTGGATGCGCAGTTCTGGGTCAACCAGATCGACGGTAACGGCCTGGTGACCGCCAGCGAACGCCTGAAGCAGGAAAGCCACACCAAGAACGGCCAGCTCAACTACCTCGACAACGGTCACCTGGCCCTGCTGATCAAGATCACCTCGCTGTCGGCCCCTGCGCCGCGCGAGGCGCCTCCTGAAATCGTGGACTGA
- the topA gene encoding type I DNA topoisomerase: MGKSLVIVESPAKAKTINKYLGNQYVVKSSIGHIRDLPTSGSASAAKEPAAKRGKAAAGEAPALSAKEKARKQLVSRMGVDPDHGWKAKYEILPGKEKVIEELRRLAKDADTIYLATDLDREGEAIAWHLREAIGGDDSRYKRVVFNEITKKAIQEAFSQPGELDIDRVNAQQARRFLDRVVGYMVSPLLWAKIARGLSAGRVQSVAVKLVVEREREIRAFIPEEYWEVHADLGTAKGANVRFEVARENGEAFKPLNEAQAMAALEKLKASTYTIAKREDKPTSSKPSAPFITSTLQQAASNRLGFGVKKTMMMAQRLYEAGYITYMRTDSTNLSADALTMARTYIEEEFGNKYLPSSPNFYSSKEGAQEAHEAIRPSDVNTHPSKLSGMERDAERLYELIWRQFVACQMLPAQYLSTTVSVAAGGFELRAKGRILKFDGYTRVMPQMSKPGDDDVLPDMAQGDVLKLIKLDPSQHFTKPPARYSEASLVKEMEKRGIGRPSTYAAIISTIQDRGYVALHNRRFYSEKMGDIVTERLSESFSNLMDYGFTAGMEEHLDDVAQGERDWKNVLDEFYGDFKKKLEVAEGSDSGMRANQPVMTDIPCLTCGRPMQIRTASTGVFLGCSGYSLPPKERCKATVNLVPGDEIAADDEGESESLVLRGKHRCPICSTAMDAYLLDEKRKLHICGNNPDCAGYEIEEGSYRIKGYEGPSLECDKCGSEMQLKTGRFGKFFGCTNPTCKNTRKLLKSGDAAPPKMDPVKMPELKCEKVNDTYILRDGASGLFLAASQFPKNRETRAPLVLELIPHKDEIDPKYHFLCEAPKKDPEGRPAVIRYSRKTKEQYVQTEVDGKPTGWRAFYDAGSWKVEDKR; this comes from the coding sequence ATGGGCAAATCGCTGGTCATTGTGGAATCCCCGGCTAAGGCCAAGACCATCAACAAGTACTTGGGTAACCAATACGTGGTGAAGTCGAGTATCGGCCATATCCGAGACCTGCCCACCAGCGGTTCGGCGAGCGCCGCCAAAGAGCCTGCCGCCAAGCGTGGCAAGGCGGCTGCTGGTGAAGCACCGGCGCTGTCGGCCAAGGAGAAGGCGCGCAAGCAGCTGGTCTCGCGCATGGGAGTCGATCCGGACCACGGCTGGAAAGCCAAGTACGAGATCCTTCCAGGCAAGGAAAAAGTCATCGAAGAGCTGCGCCGGCTCGCCAAGGATGCTGACACTATCTATCTCGCAACGGACTTGGACCGCGAAGGGGAGGCTATTGCCTGGCACCTGCGGGAAGCCATTGGTGGGGATGACAGCCGCTACAAGCGCGTGGTGTTCAACGAAATCACCAAGAAGGCGATCCAGGAAGCCTTCTCCCAGCCGGGCGAGCTGGATATCGATCGGGTCAATGCTCAGCAGGCGCGTCGCTTCCTCGATCGCGTGGTGGGCTACATGGTTTCGCCGCTGCTGTGGGCCAAAATCGCCCGTGGCCTGTCTGCCGGTCGCGTGCAGTCGGTGGCGGTGAAGCTGGTGGTGGAGCGTGAGCGCGAGATTCGTGCCTTCATCCCTGAAGAGTACTGGGAAGTTCACGCCGACCTCGGCACCGCCAAGGGCGCCAATGTGCGTTTCGAAGTGGCCCGTGAAAACGGCGAGGCCTTCAAGCCGCTGAACGAAGCCCAGGCCATGGCGGCGCTGGAGAAGCTCAAGGCTTCGACCTACACCATCGCCAAGCGTGAAGACAAACCGACCAGCAGCAAGCCGTCGGCTCCTTTCATTACTTCCACCCTGCAACAGGCTGCGAGCAACCGCCTGGGCTTCGGGGTGAAGAAAACCATGATGATGGCCCAGCGTCTGTATGAAGCCGGCTACATCACCTATATGCGTACCGACTCGACCAACCTCTCGGCTGATGCCCTGACGATGGCGCGGACCTATATCGAAGAAGAGTTCGGCAACAAATACCTGCCGTCCTCGCCGAACTTCTACAGCAGCAAGGAAGGGGCCCAGGAGGCGCACGAAGCGATTCGTCCGTCCGATGTGAACACTCATCCAAGCAAGCTGTCGGGCATGGAACGTGATGCTGAGCGCCTCTACGAGTTGATCTGGCGCCAGTTCGTGGCCTGCCAGATGCTGCCGGCGCAATACCTGTCGACCACCGTCAGCGTCGCCGCTGGTGGCTTCGAGTTGCGTGCCAAGGGCCGTATCCTCAAGTTCGACGGTTACACCAGGGTCATGCCGCAGATGAGCAAGCCGGGCGATGATGATGTCCTGCCGGACATGGCGCAGGGCGATGTGCTGAAACTAATCAAGCTCGACCCGAGCCAGCACTTCACCAAGCCGCCGGCGCGTTACTCCGAAGCCAGCCTGGTCAAGGAAATGGAAAAACGTGGCATCGGTCGTCCTTCGACCTACGCGGCGATCATTTCCACCATCCAGGATCGTGGCTACGTGGCGCTGCACAACCGTCGCTTCTATTCGGAAAAGATGGGCGACATCGTCACCGAGCGTCTGTCCGAGAGCTTTTCCAACCTGATGGACTACGGCTTCACCGCCGGCATGGAAGAGCACCTCGATGACGTGGCCCAGGGCGAGCGCGACTGGAAAAATGTCCTCGACGAGTTCTACGGCGACTTCAAGAAGAAGCTCGAAGTGGCCGAAGGCAGTGACAGCGGCATGCGCGCCAACCAGCCGGTGATGACCGATATCCCGTGCCTCACCTGTGGTCGTCCGATGCAGATTCGCACAGCGTCCACCGGTGTGTTCCTCGGTTGCTCGGGTTACAGCCTGCCGCCGAAAGAACGCTGCAAGGCTACCGTGAACCTGGTGCCGGGCGACGAGATCGCCGCGGACGACGAGGGCGAGTCCGAATCGCTGGTACTGCGCGGCAAGCACCGTTGCCCGATCTGCAGCACGGCGATGGACGCCTATCTGCTGGACGAGAAACGCAAGCTGCACATCTGCGGTAACAACCCGGATTGCGCGGGCTACGAGATCGAAGAGGGCAGCTACCGCATCAAGGGCTACGAAGGTCCGAGCCTGGAATGCGACAAGTGCGGCAGCGAGATGCAGCTCAAGACCGGTCGTTTCGGCAAGTTCTTCGGGTGCACCAACCCGACCTGCAAGAACACCCGCAAGCTGCTCAAGAGCGGTGACGCGGCGCCGCCGAAGATGGACCCGGTGAAGATGCCCGAGCTGAAATGCGAGAAGGTCAACGACACCTACATCCTGCGCGACGGGGCATCGGGCCTGTTCCTGGCGGCCAGCCAGTTCCCGAAAAACCGTGAGACCCGCGCACCGTTGGTGCTCGAGCTGATCCCGCACAAGGACGAGATCGATCCGAAGTATCACTTCCTCTGCGAAGCGCCGAAGAAGGACCCGGAGGGTCGTCCGGCGGTGATCCGCTACAGCCGCAAGACCAAGGAGCAGTACGTGCAGACCGAAGTCGACGGCAAGCCGACCGGCTGGCGTGCGTTCTACGACGCTGGTAGCTGGAAAGTCGAAGACAAGCGTTAA
- the nagZ gene encoding beta-N-acetylhexosaminidase, with the protein MQGSLMVDVAGTWLTAEDRQLLRQPEVGGLIIFARNIEHPRQVRELSASIRAIRPDLLLAVDQEGGRVQRLRQGFVRLPAMRAIADNPNAEYLAEQCGWIMATEVLAVGLDLSFAPVLDLDHQRSAVVGTRSFEGDPERAALLAGAFIRGMNSAGMAATGKHFPGHGWAEADSHVAIPNDERSLDEIRAKDLVPFARLSKQLAAVMPAHVIYPQVDAQPAGFSRRWLQEILRGELQFDGVIFSDDLSMAGAHVVGDAASRIEAALSAGCDMGLVCNDRAAAELALSAAQRLKVTPSARIARMRGQAFACTDYRQDPRWLAALGALKDAQLID; encoded by the coding sequence CTGCAAGGCTCCTTGATGGTGGATGTCGCCGGTACCTGGCTGACGGCCGAAGATCGCCAACTCCTGCGCCAGCCCGAAGTGGGTGGGCTGATCATCTTTGCCCGGAATATTGAGCATCCGCGACAGGTGCGTGAGCTGAGTGCGTCCATTCGTGCGATTCGCCCGGACCTGCTGCTGGCGGTGGACCAGGAGGGCGGCCGCGTGCAACGCCTGCGCCAGGGTTTCGTGCGTCTGCCGGCCATGCGTGCCATCGCCGACAATCCGAATGCCGAGTACCTGGCCGAGCAGTGCGGCTGGATCATGGCCACCGAAGTGCTGGCCGTCGGCCTGGACCTGAGCTTCGCGCCGGTGCTGGATCTCGATCACCAGCGCAGCGCCGTGGTGGGCACCCGTTCCTTCGAGGGCGACCCCGAGCGCGCCGCGTTGCTGGCAGGTGCCTTTATCCGTGGCATGAACAGCGCCGGCATGGCGGCCACGGGCAAGCATTTCCCCGGGCACGGCTGGGCCGAGGCGGACTCCCACGTGGCGATCCCCAACGACGAGCGCAGCCTCGACGAGATTCGCGCCAAGGACCTGGTGCCTTTCGCGCGCCTGAGCAAGCAATTGGCGGCGGTGATGCCGGCCCACGTCATCTACCCTCAGGTCGATGCCCAGCCGGCCGGGTTCTCCCGCCGTTGGCTGCAAGAGATCCTGCGCGGTGAATTGCAATTCGACGGCGTCATCTTCAGTGACGACCTGTCGATGGCCGGTGCTCACGTGGTGGGCGATGCCGCGAGTCGGATCGAGGCGGCGCTGTCGGCCGGTTGTGACATGGGCCTGGTGTGTAACGACCGGGCGGCGGCCGAGCTGGCCTTGAGCGCGGCCCAGCGTCTGAAGGTGACGCCATCGGCGCGTATCGCGCGGATGCGTGGCCAGGCGTTCGCTTGCACCGACTATCGCCAGGATCCGCGCTGGCTGGCGGCGCTTGGCGCACTCAAGGATGCCCAGCTGATCGATTAA